In the genome of Drosophila pseudoobscura strain MV-25-SWS-2005 chromosome 3, UCI_Dpse_MV25, whole genome shotgun sequence, one region contains:
- the RN-tre gene encoding USP6 N-terminal-like protein isoform X2 encodes MTDGDQREALVRRAEDEREEIVKRYELGLDPSNIVDPWENPTFEIYHITDKYGFMHDSRLPTTRDSQEMQLTKIELERDKKWMKMLAKWPPPQDKLHTRVYKGIPKAVRWPAWKKLLNVDQSIANNAGVYPRMLLLAKKYSTETRQIDADVNRQFRDNLAYRERYSIKQCSLFNVLNAYSIYNSELGYCQGMACVAGVLLLFMQEEEAFWALNTLITDQKYGMHGLFIEGFPKLTRFIDHHDRILSKIMRKLHKHFTKHNVDALLYAIKWFFVVFVERVPFSLSLRVWDIFLLDGDRVILAMAITILYLHKDELLRMKDMDAIIEYLQVKLHKNFGYSDDDAIHALERVMKKLKDLKLDVPPPAKSNEFPTRTLGDFVEADMEKKIGRRRNDYTDTEKQVITDVISRQEQNAIDVQSTVSYETSECATVTLTVPEDSHSIRSSLAGTSVASHGSSDTMSLEDNNIHLKTANMLQSTPQREMLLGT; translated from the exons ATGACGGATGGTGATCAGCGGGAGGCCTTGGTTAGGCGTGCCGAGGATGAGCGCGAGGAGATTGTCAAGCGCTACGAGCTGGGCCTCGATCCCTCCAACATTGTGGATCCCTGGGAAAATCCCACATTCGAAATCTATCACATAACTGATAA ATATGGCTTTATGCACGACTCCCGCCTGCCCACCACGCGCGACTCTCAGGAAATGCAGCTAACCAAGATTGAGCTCGAGCGTGATAAAAAGTGGATGAAGATGCTGGCCAAGTGGCCGCCCCCTCAGGACAAGCTTCACACACGTGTGTACAAGGGTATCCCCAAGGCCGTTCGTTGGCCAGCCTGGAAGAAGCTGCTCAATGTCGACCAGTCGATAGCCAACAATGCCGGCGTTTATCCCCGTATGCTCCTTCTGGCAAAGAAGTACTCCACGGAGACGCGCCAGATCGACGCCGATGTGAATCGCCAGTTCAGAGACAATCTTGCCTATCGGGAGCGCTACAGCATCAAGCAGTGCTCGCTGTTCAATGTGCTCAATGCTTACAGTATCTACAACTCAGAGCTGGGCTACTGCCAGGGAATGGCTTGCGTGGCGGGCGTGCTGCTCCTATTtatgcaggaggaggaggctttCTGGGCCCTTAATACCCTGATCACCGACCAAAAATACGGCATGCACGGACTTTTCATTGAGGGATTCCCCAAGCTGACGCGCTTCATTGACCACCATGATCGCATTTTGTCCAAGATCATGCGCAAGCTACATAAGCATTTCACCAAACACAATGTTGACGCCCTGCTGTATGCCATCAAGTGGTTCTTCGTGGTCTTCGTAGAGCGG GTCCCCTTCAGTCTGAGTCTACGCGTCTGGGACATATTTCTGTTGGATGGTGATCGCGTCATTCTGGCTATGGCCATCACCATTCTATATCTCCACAAGGATGAACTGCTCCGCATGAAGGACATGGATGCCATCATCGAGTATCTGCAAGTAAAGCTCCACAAGAACTTTGGCTACTCCGACGACGACGCCATACATGCTCTAGAACGTGTGATGAAGAAGCTGAAAGACTTGAAGCTTGATGTGCCTCCACCAGCCAAATCGAATGAGTTCCCCACACGGACCTTGGGAGACTTCGTCGAGGCGGATATGGAAAAGAAAATCGGTCGCCGACGCAACGATTACACAGACACGGAGAAGCAAGTCATAACAGATGTGATATCAAG ACAAGAGCAGAATGCAATTGATGTGCAATCGACGGTGTCCTATGAAACTTCGGAGTGCGCTACGG TTACGCTTACTGTTCCCGAGGACTCGCACTCAATACGAAGTTCGCTTGCAGGTACTTCAGTTGCCTCGCACGGCTCGTCGGATACCATGTCGCTGGAGGACAACAA TATTCACCTGAAAACCGCCAATATGCTTCAGAGCACGCCACAGCGAGAGATGCTTTTGGGCACCTGA
- the LOC4804876 gene encoding arginine-hydroxylase NDUFAF5, mitochondrial, whose product MLKNLTKLSTLKVTCDLRALSSLTQPTHQNIFDRNAKRLQKERAALSEDVGLYDYLKEEVGFRLADRVFDIKREFKAAADIGCSRGYLSKHILAESVEHLTLTDTSATMLEQAQGTPGLKIHKLVRDEEDLDFEENSLDLVISSLSLHWVNDLPGCFAQIKRSLKPDGVFIASMFGGDTLYELRSSLQLAELERKGGISPHISPFTQIRDIGSLLNRAGFTMLTIDTDELVIGYPSMFELMWDLKGMAENNAAFNRPAHLSRETMLAASAIYQELYAKPNESGVPATFQIIYFVGWKPGPNQPQPLARGTGEVSLKDLGKIIEKGGKL is encoded by the exons ATGTTAAAGAACTTAACAAAGTTATCAACCTTAAAGGTCACCTGTGATCTGCGGGCCCTCTCCTCACTCACACAGCCCACGCATCAAAACATCTTTGACCGCAACGCCAAGCGGCTACAAAAGGAACGCGCCGCCCTGAG TGAAGATGTAGGACTTTATGATTATCTGAAGGAGGAGGTGGGCTTTCGACTGGCGGATCGTGTGTTTGACATTAAACGCGAGTTCAAGGCGGCCGCCGACATCGGATGCAGTCGAGGCTACCTCTCCAAGCACATTCTGGCAGAGAGCGTGGAGCATCTGACGCTCACAGACACTAGTGCCACGATGCTTGAGCAGGCGCAGGGCACGCCAGGCCTCAAAATACACAAATTAGTCAGAGATGAGGAGGACTTGGAT TTTGAGGAGAACTCTCTGGATCTGGTCATCTCCAGCCTTAGTCTGCATTGGGTAAATGACCTGCCTGGTTGCTTTGCCCAGATAAAGCGCAGCTTAAAACCAGACGGCGTCTTCATAGCCTCCATGTTTGGCGGGGATACGTTGTATGAGTTGCGCTCCTCGCTGCAGTTGGCCGAGCTGGAGCGCAAAGGTGGCATCTCTCCGCACATCTCGCCGTTTACCCAAATACGCGACATCGGATCTCTCCTAAACCGCGCCGGCTTCACCATGCTGACCATAGACACCGACGAATTAGTAATTGGCTATCCCAGCATGTTTGAGCTGATGTGGGATCTCAAGGGAATGGCGGAAAACAACGCGGCTTTCAATAGGCCCGCACACCTTAGTCGTGAGACAATGCTGGCGGCCAGTGCCATCTACCAGGAGCTCTATGCCAAACCCAACGAAAGTGGTGTGCCGGCCACCTTTCAAATCATTTACTTTGTGGGCTGGAAGCCAGGACCCAACCAGCCGCAGCCATTGGCACGCGGCACAGGCGAGGTGTCGCTCAAGGATCTGGGAAAGATTATCGAAAAGGGCGGCAAGCTGTGA
- the Ccs gene encoding copper chaperone for superoxide dismutase isoform X2 produces MKKGDEAYANTLRKALDGLGEVDVDIQEGRVIVQTESPWSEVHEKIEATGRKAVLSGFGGQSAVALINTTGSVVDRTPVQGVVRFTAISAKAPGVLVDVVVDGLEPGLHGFHIHESGDVSSGCASVGDHYNPRRSRHGSPEASATERHAGDLGNIRADESGRAKTRFVDAELEVAEIIGRAVVITASADDLGQGANDQSLIDGNSGERIACGIIARSAGIMENFKRICACDGVTLWDERNKPLAGKDRSQKL; encoded by the exons ATGAAAAAGGGGGACGAGGCTTATGCGAACACACTGCGAAAGGCTCTGGATGGTTTGGGTGAAGTGGATGTAGACATTCAAGAGGGGCGCGTGATTGTTCAGACTGAGAGTCCATGGTCAGAAGTGCACGAGAAGattgaggccaccggacgcaAGGCGGTGCTTTCGGGCTTTGGCGGTCAGTCGGCAGTTGCCCTGATCAACACAACCGGCAGTGTGGTGGACCGAACGCCTGTCCAGGGTGTTGTGCGATTCACGGCCATCAGTGCAAAGGCGCCCGGTGTTTTGGTAGATGTCGTAGTGGACGGCTTGGAGCCGGGATTGCACGGCTTCCACATTCATGAAAGTGGCGACGTTTCCTCAGGGTGCGCTTCTGTTGGCGACCACTACAATCCGCGTCGATCGCGTCACGGCAGCCCAGAAGCATCGGCCACAGAACGTCATGCCGGTGACTTGGGGAATATACGCGCAGATGAGAGTGGACGGGCCAAAACCCGATTCGTAGATGCTGAGCTCGAGGTGGCCGAGATAATCGGAAGAGCCGTTGTTATAACAGCCAGTGCCGATGATCTGGGGCAAGGTGCAAACGACCAAAGTCTGATTGATGGCAACTCGGGCGAAAG AATCGCCTGCGGGATAATTGCTCGTTCGGCGGGAATAATGGAGAACTTTAAGAGAATCTGTGCCTGTGACGGCGTTACGCTTTGGGATGAACGCAACAAACCACTGGCTGGGAAGGATCGCTCCCAAAAGctttaa
- the RN-tre gene encoding USP6 N-terminal-like protein isoform X3, whose product MTDGDQREALVRRAEDEREEIVKRYELGLDPSNIVDPWENPTFEIYHITDKYGFMHDSRLPTTRDSQEMQLTKIELERDKKWMKMLAKWPPPQDKLHTRVYKGIPKAVRWPAWKKLLNVDQSIANNAGVYPRMLLLAKKYSTETRQIDADVNRQFRDNLAYRERYSIKQCSLFNVLNAYSIYNSELGYCQGMACVAGVLLLFMQEEEAFWALNTLITDQKYGMHGLFIEGFPKLTRFIDHHDRILSKIMRKLHKHFTKHNVDALLYAIKWFFVVFVERVPFSLSLRVWDIFLLDGDRVILAMAITILYLHKDELLRMKDMDAIIEYLQVKLHKNFGYSDDDAIHALERVMKKLKDLKLDVPPPAKSNEFPTRTLGDFVEADMEKKIGRRRNDYTDTEKQVITDVISRQEQNAIDVQSTVSYETSECATGTSVASHGSSDTMSLEDNNIHLKTANMLQSTPQREMLLGT is encoded by the exons ATGACGGATGGTGATCAGCGGGAGGCCTTGGTTAGGCGTGCCGAGGATGAGCGCGAGGAGATTGTCAAGCGCTACGAGCTGGGCCTCGATCCCTCCAACATTGTGGATCCCTGGGAAAATCCCACATTCGAAATCTATCACATAACTGATAA ATATGGCTTTATGCACGACTCCCGCCTGCCCACCACGCGCGACTCTCAGGAAATGCAGCTAACCAAGATTGAGCTCGAGCGTGATAAAAAGTGGATGAAGATGCTGGCCAAGTGGCCGCCCCCTCAGGACAAGCTTCACACACGTGTGTACAAGGGTATCCCCAAGGCCGTTCGTTGGCCAGCCTGGAAGAAGCTGCTCAATGTCGACCAGTCGATAGCCAACAATGCCGGCGTTTATCCCCGTATGCTCCTTCTGGCAAAGAAGTACTCCACGGAGACGCGCCAGATCGACGCCGATGTGAATCGCCAGTTCAGAGACAATCTTGCCTATCGGGAGCGCTACAGCATCAAGCAGTGCTCGCTGTTCAATGTGCTCAATGCTTACAGTATCTACAACTCAGAGCTGGGCTACTGCCAGGGAATGGCTTGCGTGGCGGGCGTGCTGCTCCTATTtatgcaggaggaggaggctttCTGGGCCCTTAATACCCTGATCACCGACCAAAAATACGGCATGCACGGACTTTTCATTGAGGGATTCCCCAAGCTGACGCGCTTCATTGACCACCATGATCGCATTTTGTCCAAGATCATGCGCAAGCTACATAAGCATTTCACCAAACACAATGTTGACGCCCTGCTGTATGCCATCAAGTGGTTCTTCGTGGTCTTCGTAGAGCGG GTCCCCTTCAGTCTGAGTCTACGCGTCTGGGACATATTTCTGTTGGATGGTGATCGCGTCATTCTGGCTATGGCCATCACCATTCTATATCTCCACAAGGATGAACTGCTCCGCATGAAGGACATGGATGCCATCATCGAGTATCTGCAAGTAAAGCTCCACAAGAACTTTGGCTACTCCGACGACGACGCCATACATGCTCTAGAACGTGTGATGAAGAAGCTGAAAGACTTGAAGCTTGATGTGCCTCCACCAGCCAAATCGAATGAGTTCCCCACACGGACCTTGGGAGACTTCGTCGAGGCGGATATGGAAAAGAAAATCGGTCGCCGACGCAACGATTACACAGACACGGAGAAGCAAGTCATAACAGATGTGATATCAAG ACAAGAGCAGAATGCAATTGATGTGCAATCGACGGTGTCCTATGAAACTTCGGAGTGCGCTACGG GTACTTCAGTTGCCTCGCACGGCTCGTCGGATACCATGTCGCTGGAGGACAACAA TATTCACCTGAAAACCGCCAATATGCTTCAGAGCACGCCACAGCGAGAGATGCTTTTGGGCACCTGA
- the RN-tre gene encoding USP6 N-terminal-like protein isoform X1 gives MTDGDQREALVRRAEDEREEIVKRYELGLDPSNIVDPWENPTFEIYHITDKYGFMHDSRLPTTRDSQEMQLTKIELERDKKWMKMLAKWPPPQDKLHTRVYKGIPKAVRWPAWKKLLNVDQSIANNAGVYPRMLLLAKKYSTETRQIDADVNRQFRDNLAYRERYSIKQCSLFNVLNAYSIYNSELGYCQGMACVAGVLLLFMQEEEAFWALNTLITDQKYGMHGLFIEGFPKLTRFIDHHDRILSKIMRKLHKHFTKHNVDALLYAIKWFFVVFVERVPFSLSLRVWDIFLLDGDRVILAMAITILYLHKDELLRMKDMDAIIEYLQVKLHKNFGYSDDDAIHALERVMKKLKDLKLDVPPPAKSNEFPTRTLGDFVEADMEKKIGRRRNDYTDTEKQVITDVISRQEQNAIDVQSTVSYETSECATGDAYSMKTYQSITSLATSPANSSYSLYSNGYVVTTIENAHDHDPSRSQSIHNLTYLNSQPPQNSLPNGLQHMRHSFSSDSDSRNRLDLDQALEALQRQQLHLHVTPTSAAGHREPNQGIYIVQNGGRHMDQQQRDGASAIDDANDAEADDNDDALSVENTRL, from the exons ATGACGGATGGTGATCAGCGGGAGGCCTTGGTTAGGCGTGCCGAGGATGAGCGCGAGGAGATTGTCAAGCGCTACGAGCTGGGCCTCGATCCCTCCAACATTGTGGATCCCTGGGAAAATCCCACATTCGAAATCTATCACATAACTGATAA ATATGGCTTTATGCACGACTCCCGCCTGCCCACCACGCGCGACTCTCAGGAAATGCAGCTAACCAAGATTGAGCTCGAGCGTGATAAAAAGTGGATGAAGATGCTGGCCAAGTGGCCGCCCCCTCAGGACAAGCTTCACACACGTGTGTACAAGGGTATCCCCAAGGCCGTTCGTTGGCCAGCCTGGAAGAAGCTGCTCAATGTCGACCAGTCGATAGCCAACAATGCCGGCGTTTATCCCCGTATGCTCCTTCTGGCAAAGAAGTACTCCACGGAGACGCGCCAGATCGACGCCGATGTGAATCGCCAGTTCAGAGACAATCTTGCCTATCGGGAGCGCTACAGCATCAAGCAGTGCTCGCTGTTCAATGTGCTCAATGCTTACAGTATCTACAACTCAGAGCTGGGCTACTGCCAGGGAATGGCTTGCGTGGCGGGCGTGCTGCTCCTATTtatgcaggaggaggaggctttCTGGGCCCTTAATACCCTGATCACCGACCAAAAATACGGCATGCACGGACTTTTCATTGAGGGATTCCCCAAGCTGACGCGCTTCATTGACCACCATGATCGCATTTTGTCCAAGATCATGCGCAAGCTACATAAGCATTTCACCAAACACAATGTTGACGCCCTGCTGTATGCCATCAAGTGGTTCTTCGTGGTCTTCGTAGAGCGG GTCCCCTTCAGTCTGAGTCTACGCGTCTGGGACATATTTCTGTTGGATGGTGATCGCGTCATTCTGGCTATGGCCATCACCATTCTATATCTCCACAAGGATGAACTGCTCCGCATGAAGGACATGGATGCCATCATCGAGTATCTGCAAGTAAAGCTCCACAAGAACTTTGGCTACTCCGACGACGACGCCATACATGCTCTAGAACGTGTGATGAAGAAGCTGAAAGACTTGAAGCTTGATGTGCCTCCACCAGCCAAATCGAATGAGTTCCCCACACGGACCTTGGGAGACTTCGTCGAGGCGGATATGGAAAAGAAAATCGGTCGCCGACGCAACGATTACACAGACACGGAGAAGCAAGTCATAACAGATGTGATATCAAG ACAAGAGCAGAATGCAATTGATGTGCAATCGACGGTGTCCTATGAAACTTCGGAGTGCGCTACGG GTGATGCATACTCAATGAAAACCTATCAGAGTATCACTAGCTTAGCCACCTCGCCGGCAAATAGCAGCTACTCGCTGTACAGCAACGGATACGTGGTGACCACAATTGAGAATGCCCACGACCACGACCCTAGTCGCAGCCAGAGTATCCACAATCTCACCTATCTCAACTCTCAGCCGCCGCAGAATTCCCTTCCCAATGGGCTGCAGCACATGCGGCACAGCTTCAGCAGCGATAGCGACAGTCGCAATCGCCTCGATCTGGATCAGGCACTGGAGGCGCTCCAGAGACAGCAGTTGCACTTGCACGTGACGCCAACATCAGCAGCTGGCCACCGGGAGCCGAATCAGGGTATTTATATCGTGCAGAATGGAGGCAGGCACatggatcagcagcagcgtgaTGGTGCCAGTGCCATTGACGATGCCAATGATGCTGAAGCTGACGATAACGATGATGCGCTGAGCGTGGAGAACACGCGGCTTTAG
- the Ccs gene encoding copper chaperone for superoxide dismutase isoform X1 translates to MGSVKIEFAVQMKKGDEAYANTLRKALDGLGEVDVDIQEGRVIVQTESPWSEVHEKIEATGRKAVLSGFGGQSAVALINTTGSVVDRTPVQGVVRFTAISAKAPGVLVDVVVDGLEPGLHGFHIHESGDVSSGCASVGDHYNPRRSRHGSPEASATERHAGDLGNIRADESGRAKTRFVDAELEVAEIIGRAVVITASADDLGQGANDQSLIDGNSGERIACGIIARSAGIMENFKRICACDGVTLWDERNKPLAGKDRSQKL, encoded by the exons ATGGGTTCTGTTAAG ATTGAATTTGCAGTTCAGATGAAAAAGGGGGACGAGGCTTATGCGAACACACTGCGAAAGGCTCTGGATGGTTTGGGTGAAGTGGATGTAGACATTCAAGAGGGGCGCGTGATTGTTCAGACTGAGAGTCCATGGTCAGAAGTGCACGAGAAGattgaggccaccggacgcaAGGCGGTGCTTTCGGGCTTTGGCGGTCAGTCGGCAGTTGCCCTGATCAACACAACCGGCAGTGTGGTGGACCGAACGCCTGTCCAGGGTGTTGTGCGATTCACGGCCATCAGTGCAAAGGCGCCCGGTGTTTTGGTAGATGTCGTAGTGGACGGCTTGGAGCCGGGATTGCACGGCTTCCACATTCATGAAAGTGGCGACGTTTCCTCAGGGTGCGCTTCTGTTGGCGACCACTACAATCCGCGTCGATCGCGTCACGGCAGCCCAGAAGCATCGGCCACAGAACGTCATGCCGGTGACTTGGGGAATATACGCGCAGATGAGAGTGGACGGGCCAAAACCCGATTCGTAGATGCTGAGCTCGAGGTGGCCGAGATAATCGGAAGAGCCGTTGTTATAACAGCCAGTGCCGATGATCTGGGGCAAGGTGCAAACGACCAAAGTCTGATTGATGGCAACTCGGGCGAAAG AATCGCCTGCGGGATAATTGCTCGTTCGGCGGGAATAATGGAGAACTTTAAGAGAATCTGTGCCTGTGACGGCGTTACGCTTTGGGATGAACGCAACAAACCACTGGCTGGGAAGGATCGCTCCCAAAAGctttaa
- the dmpd gene encoding F-box only protein 28: protein MVSTRQMCGGAGPATGNGSVSEPASSSNTSLPAQREAATRTSVLRRTTTCNSQPQSSPASLAFSARVEARQIYRAGSSGASTSSLSSDLSAPVPNILDLPTELLENIVGFLDYKNVSNLRMVSHRFNDICMVILNGAFARQIKTTYNRFHSIKANMPRRESARRSHPLACECDIIETCYMRLSLLHMSMGKHIERGHCCFFPGAILDEVNAILKYISITPKLQRPYRVTDELFDLSTMAMEYFKDRIEPMLPGLAYFNKSFYTLPTTTKRPTLAIASELADSDSNSPPQNHMVLRKGIRKIKQGMKMYNNQLSVLRTDLRTCKRKAAEQSKLFAEQQNLLSEHQKQTLEYASRLDENDKKNEEMARKLSTLLQELNKCKTELQFWRSKSPAIPAVCSSCNQKVAPVVPPEDFQALVNQGVDPEHIIIINDDADNETEVSVGELKEFTSPDESTTAKLLAVNSASKNLKRKHPSEAQSNILASTSKAADAALSLELASPSGGGGSGGTVRAGGYSPKLFYGTHQRSGVIVSPVSMKQCSSPALVTMAPALEALEELEESKKARRVQKANRCVNTAGKRSK, encoded by the exons ATGGTTTCCACCCGCCAAATGTGTGGCGGTGCCGGACCCGCCACTGGAAATGGATCCGTATCTGAACCAGCGTCCAGTAGCAACACCTCTCTCCCTGCCCAGAGGGAGGCGGCTACACGTACCTCCGTCTTGAGGCGCACTACAACCTGCAACAGCCAGCCGCAATCTTCGCCAGCTAGCCTGGCCTTCTCGGCCCGTGTGGAAGCTCGCCAAATCTACCGGGCGGGATCAAGTGGTGCCTCCACGAGCAGTTTGTCGAGTGACTTGTCAGCTCCCGTTCCCAACATTCTCGATTTGCCCACGGAGCTGCTGGAGAATATTGTCGGCTTCTTGGACTACAAAAACGTTTCAAATCTGAGAATG GTATCGCATCGCTTCAATGACATTTGTATGGTCATCCTGAATGGAGCCTTCGCCAGGCAGATCAAGACCACATACAACCGTTTCCACTCGATAAAGGCGAACATGCCGCGTCGGGAGTCGGCCCGTCGCAGTCACCCATTGGCCTGCGAGTGCGACATCATCGAGACATGCTACATGCGGCTGTCTCTGCTGCACATGTCCATGGGCAAGCATATCGAGCGAGGCCATTGCTGCTTCTTTCCAGGCGCC ATACTGGACGAGGTTAATGCTATTCTCAAATATATCAGTATTACGCCCAAGTTGCAGCGACCTTATCGGGTGACCGACGAACTGTTTGATCTCTCGACCATGGCCATGGAGTACTTCAAGGATCGCATTGAGCCCATGCTGCCTGGGCTGGCCTATTTCAATAAGAGTTTCTATACCTTGCCCACCACAACAAAACGAC CCACTCTCGCCATAGCTTCGGAACTCGCGGACAGCGATAGCAATTCCCCCCCACAGAACCACATGGTGCTCCGCAAGGGCATACGCAAAATCAAGCAGGGCATGAAAATGTACAATAATCAGCTGTCAGTGCTGCGCACCGACCTACGCACCTGCAAGCGCAAAGCCGCCGAGCAGAGCAAACTGTTCGCCGAGCAACAGAACCTGTTGTCCGAGCACCAAAAGCAGACCCTGGAATACGCTAGTCGGTTGGACGAGAACGACAAAAAGAACGAGGAAATGGCACGCAAGTTGTCCACTTTGTTGCAG GAGCTCAACAAGTGCAAGACGGAGCTGCAGTTCTGGCGCTCCAAAAGCCCTGCCATTCCTGCTGTGTGCAGCTCGTGCAATCAGAAGGTGGCACCTGTGGTGCCGCCAGAAGATTTCCAGGCACTCGTCAATCAGGGCGTCGATCCAGAGCacataatcatcatcaacgATGATGCAGACAATGAGACCGAGGTCAGCGTTGGCGAACTTAAGGAATTCACCTCTCCGGATGAGTCCACCACGGCAAAGCTACTGGCTGTCAACTCGGCCTCCAAGAATTTGAAGCGCAAGCATCCTTCAGAGGCACAGTCCAACATACTTGCGTCCACTTCTAAGGCAGCCGACGCAGCCTTATCCCTAGAGCTGGCGTCTCCgagtggtggcggcggcagtggcggaACTGTAAGGGCAGGTGGATATTCGCCGAAACTCTTTTATGGCACTCATCAGCGAAGCGGGGTTATCGTCAGTCCAGTATCCATGAAACAATGCTCATCTCCGGCACTGGTGACCATGGCTCCTGCGCTTGAGGCTctcgaggagctggaggagtcGAAGAAAGCACGTAGAGTACAAAAGGCCAACAGATGTGTAAATACGGCTGGCAAACGCAGTAAATAA